The genomic stretch CATTATATCTGATGCCGGTTGTTTTACCTCCAGCGGGTCAAGCAGGGAATAAGCTTTCAATATATTGGTCAGCTCAGTTGCCTGTACAGTGTCTAGGGTGCCATTTAATACGTTGTTGATTACCTCCGGAGAGATTAGGTTAGTGGGAAGTGTCTTAAGACTCTCAGCCAGTTCCGTTCTTTCAGAGAGGTTCAGCAATTCACTAAACAGAATGTTTCCGGTGTTCGCAGCTATATTACCAGCTTGCATCTGTTCCTGAGTTCCTGCCGTTGAGGCAATTGGAATACCTTGCAGCAGGTTTTCCTTTGCCGGGATTTCCGCTGACAAGGGAGTCTGCGTGTCTGCTCCCAGTAATATCTGCAGCAGTTCCTGCTTGGCGCTTACGTTGCTGGAGGAACCTAGGAACTGATTTATATTGTCAGAGAGTGTAGAAAGATTTTCAATCATTTTACCGTCAGAATGAAGAAATCCTTCCGCTATTTCAATGCTGGCACCATTAACTGGAAGTTGATAACGTTGCAGGAACAGTAGTGTTTTAACAGAAACATCGGGGAATTGTGCCAGTTGTTTCGCAAATAGGTTAAGTGTATTTTTATCTATTGACATACGGGCGTTGAGAAGTTCGCTTACCAGACGTCTATTCCGAATAGTTTTTCCCAGATTAGCAGCTTCCAAGGCTTTATCTATAGTAGAGGAGAGATAGGAAGCAGAGCTTTCAGGAATAATCTTTAAGGTGAGGGATTGTGAGGTGGCATCTTCCACCCGGAAAGTAACCTTACTTCCTATTGAAAGAGTGCTGTTATCAGCCTGGAGTTTTGCCTTTAATACCTGACCGTCTGCCAGTTTTACAGTGACTTCATTATTCTTAAGGTCAATTACTTCACCTTTTATGACATTACCTTTTTCTAAGCCATAGGCAGTGGATGAACCTTTGTTATCTCCGGAAGATATGTTATGAGAGCCTTGGGAGGAGGCAGTGTTAGTCGGGGTGTTAGATTTGAGAGTACCAGTTTGTGTTACACTGCTATTTATCATATAAGAGCCTCCTTTTCTGTGGGTTGTCAGTTTAGCAAATATCTAAGATTATTCTATAGTGCTTACGCGATTGTAATAAATCTATTTAAATACATTTGCTGAAGTTATATTTTCATATTTTATATCGGTTGAAAACACCAAATTCAAAATGCCACTTAATTAAATAACGTTTATTCGATAAAAAAACTTATAAAATAAATTAAAATGAAAAAAAAGATTGATTTTTTATGCGCCGTATATTATAATCTGTTACAGAACGAAGATGTTCTTAGAGGCCCGGCCTTTGAGAATGTCTTTTTTTGTATGTTGAAATATGGAAATATTATTATACCATGAATATTTATTCTGTGAAATGCTTATCATTATAATTTTTTGTCTAACATTAATGGTAGGAATAAGGAAATGCATTCACTTCACCGCGTTGAATAATCGGTTATTTGATTGTTCGGGCAGCCGTTAAAGCAATGGATATATTACTTCATTATTTATTATTTTACCGGTCGTAATTATTTTATTAGAAAAGAGGCGTGCGAATGGACAGATATGGCGTAGAAGAAACTAAACGTACATGTGAGGGCTTATATGACCCCAGATTTGAACATGATAACTGCGGTATAGGTGCAGTTGTTAATATCAAAGGTGTTAAGACTCATGAAACAGTAGCCAATGCATTGAAGATTGTTGAGAATCTGGAACACCGTGCCGGTAAGGATGCGGAAGGAAAGACCGGTGACGGTGTAGGTATCCTGCTTCAGATATCCCATAAATTCTTCCAGAAAGAAGCGGAAGCTCTCAACATTAATTTGGGAGGGGAACGAAATTACGGAATCGGTATGTTCTTCTTTCCTCAGGATGAGCTTTCCAGAAATCAGGCAAAGAAGATGTTTGAGATTATTGTGGAAAAAGAAGGGATGGAGTTCTTAGGATGGAGAAAAGTTCCCATTGATCCCAAAATTCTTGGAACACAAGCTGTTGAATGTATGCCATGTATCATGCAGGGATTCGTTAAGAGACCATCAGGTGTTAAGAAGGGCTTGGACTTTGACCGCAGACTCTATATTGCAAGAAGAGTGTTTGAGCAGAGCAATGACAACACCTACGTTGTATCCTTATCCAGCCGTACCATTGTATATAAAGGAATGTTCCTGGTTAATCAGCTTCGTATGTTTTTTATCGATCTTCAGGATAAAATATATGAATCTGCTATTGCCATCGTTCATTCACGTTTTAGTACCAATACCAATCCAAGCTGGCAGAGAGCCCATCCTAACAGGCTTATTGTACACAACGGTGAGATTAATACCATCAGAGGAAATGTCGATAAGATGCTTGCCAGGGAAGAGACCATGCAGTCCAAGTACCTGAACAAAGAACTTCATAAGATACTTCCTGTTATCAATGCAGAAGGCTCAGACTCCGCCATGCTTGATAATGCGTTGGAATTCTTGATTATGAGCGGTATGGACCTGCCACTTGCGGTTATGATAACCATTCCGGAACCCTGGACGAACGATCAGAATATGAGCCAGGAGAAGAAGGATTTCTATCAATATTATGCTACTATGATGGAACCTTGGGACGGACCTGCTTCCATCCTGTTTAGTGACGGAGATATTATGGGGGCCGTACTTGACCGTAATGGTTTAAGACCTTCCCGTTATTATATCACCGAGGATGACCATCTGGTTTTATCCTCAGAGGTAGGGGTACTGGATATCGCACCTGAGAAAATAGTGAAGAAGGAAAGACTTCGTCCCGGTAAGATGCTCTTGGTAGATACCGTAAAGGGCTGCGTAATTGACGATGAAGATTTAAAAAACAGCTATGCCAGCGGAAGTCCTTATGGAGAGTGGCTGGACAGCAATCTGGTGAAGCTGAAAGATCTTCATATCCCCAATAAGAAAGTATGGGAATATGACGATGAGGAAAGAGCAAGGCTTCAGAAGGCATTTGGCTATACTTATGAAGATTACAGGACTACAATCCTTCCTATGGCAAGAACCGGTGCAGAACCGGTAGCAGCTATGGGTGCTGACAGCCCCCTGCCCATTCTGTCAAAGAGCAACCCTCCGTTGTTCAGCTAT from Anaerocolumna sp. AGMB13020 encodes the following:
- a CDS encoding flagellar hook-length control protein FliK, whose product is MINSSVTQTGTLKSNTPTNTASSQGSHNISSGDNKGSSTAYGLEKGNVIKGEVIDLKNNEVTVKLADGQVLKAKLQADNSTLSIGSKVTFRVEDATSQSLTLKIIPESSASYLSSTIDKALEAANLGKTIRNRRLVSELLNARMSIDKNTLNLFAKQLAQFPDVSVKTLLFLQRYQLPVNGASIEIAEGFLHSDGKMIENLSTLSDNINQFLGSSSNVSAKQELLQILLGADTQTPLSAEIPAKENLLQGIPIASTAGTQEQMQAGNIAANTGNILFSELLNLSERTELAESLKTLPTNLISPEVINNVLNGTLDTVQATELTNILKAYSLLDPLEVKQPASDIMDKLLSISASDNKTLLKELLPAQDRGNLLIMLTNLLGSDNLPSSINNGVMDGSISARDLLSFLTPSLTEELVSQPAESSEKLLSSKEFHALLNSKLLSDWTLTPEDLNKPSPLSSHYESLLKQLNELNSIAEQGMFHEMPSLTTQLSHMTDTVQYMNMFQNMFSFLQLPVKLKNQFTDSELYVYSNKKSELDITKGVKIVLHLNMEHLGPLDVSVELTSNHLKNTFYLEDKDVLHLLSTHMEALEKKLSTKGYQVSTEFYDRASTPSPSEDILSGNLYSSGETSAENSQEKRYHFDIRA